In Oreochromis niloticus isolate F11D_XX linkage group LG22, O_niloticus_UMD_NMBU, whole genome shotgun sequence, the sequence TTGTAAAATACTAAGAAAAATTACTCATTAAATAAATTGAGTCCCATCTTTGATAATCATAATATTACTGGATCATTATTAGACCTCAGAAGCATTAATAGCTGAGGAATTTAAAACTATATCAGGCAGGTTAGACCTAATGTAAAGTGAGGTGGTGTCATTTTAATTAATGCCCTTTACAGACTATTAGGAAGATTTTAAAtgtgaacaacaacaaaaccgtGGAGTAAAATTTGCCTTTAATATGttcctcaaatgaaatgaaatagaaGTGAAAAGCCACTGCAGCCTATGAGAGAGATAATTACTGCAACCGTCTCCTTATATGCTGTTAATGATTCAGGCATTTTTCATATCTATCACTGTGCGCTATTCTTTAAAACGCCGCACTGTTATTTGAATATGCCGCAGACCGGTCCCTGCAGGAGACCGTCGCCTGAGGGGCTCCAGCTCCATATGCATTACATGAGTGCTGCAcgcatatacaaacacacagcagcagctcttGTCAAATTATTTGGGGAGTGTGACCATTATAGGAGCCACCAGTCGTGCGCTGGTGATGATATGGAAACTCCAGGGAGAGCGGACAAACCGCTTTGATTGCATTACGGGCCTCTCGCTGACTGCTCTCACAAGCCCTTGAAGTGCCCACGGAGTCTTTACCGTGCATGAGGTCTCTCTGTGGGGTAAGATTAGACTTGGTGGCTTCCTCTGGTTGCGGCAGCGCTCCCTGTCTCTCCTCCCGGGCTGAGTTAGTATTGGATTACAGGTTCACACGCTCGCTCGCAGACCGCCCGTCGCCCCGACCAATTGCTCCATTCATTCCAGCGCTGGAGCCGGCCGTCGGCCTCTGATTGGTTATCAGCGCCGGTTAGGGAACTTTCCCACGGCCAGCGCGTGCTGACAGCCGGCCAGCCACTCCTCATCACCACCGGGGACACACACgggggaggagggggcggaCTCGCgggaggggggtgggggagggggggtTGGACAGTCACGGACCGAAAGTCCATTGGACCGATGTCAAAGTTTCTCCAAAGATCCTCCGTGTTTGGGAAGATCAGTCACTCTGaagttgagaaaaaaaatcccaaatcaCGTCGTGAAACctgattttctttaaaaactcaGCTGTGATTTCAGAACAAAGACACcgagtgaaaagaaaaatgcacgAAAGTATTTAAGAAGGGGAACATAAGGAGGTAACAAAGGCTGTCTGTGGTCTTAaagaaaaattattattaaattgaTTCAACAGGGACAACGTGTGTTAATGGACATCAGTGTACCAAACATATTAAATGTAGAGATTAGAACTAAACTTCCATCTGTAGTCCCAGGGCAGGTCGGTTCAATATGTTCAATATGTAGCCCACTGAACTGTTCTACATAGATATAAAATATATCCCAAAcatgcactatgaaaaatatCTGAACCTTTCTATGTTGTCAGTCACGTCTGTTTAATTTATAgcttatagcacatttaaacaacagacgCTCACAGGCACATTTACATCACTAAACTCcaaaaatttaataaataaataaattcagtttttaaaatacataaaaggtttaaagttgtgtttgttgtgaaaAGTAAAAATCGCAGTCATGGTCATTAAAATGTCTTCATAATTTGCAAACTCTCATAAGTCATGACCCACCGCTCTGTTTTACATAAGCTGCCGTTACAGGTTTTTCAGGGCATCGAAACAGCCTCAGAGTGAGAGATCCTCCCCACCCCTCTTAGACTTATCAAAGCGCACGAAGACGTGCTTGGGCCAACTGCGCTGTCTCTCAAACCCGAAGCAGctttgtgattggctgatttggCGCCGGTCACCGCCCCTGTTGGCCGGCAGCACCGTTGAAATGACACCGTGGGAAAGCTGAGCGCTTCAAACAGAGGCGCTCCGGGCAAACCTGGGCAGACGCGAGTTTGGCACACAGAGCTGACGCGCTGAAGGAACTACTGCGCACGAATCAAAATGAAGAGGAATCACGATTTTAGCTCCTCGGACAGCGAGTTGGATGAAACTATTGAAGTGGAGAAGGAGAGCGCAGATGAGAATGGGTAAGTCATTTGGCCCTGAAGTGTTTCCTTCCTCTAAAGTGGTTCAAGTTTGTGCATATCTCTGTAAAACGTTACTGTGTGGATATTGACCGAACCTCCCCGTTCCACCTTCTTTCAGGAATATGAGCTCCCCTCTCGGCTCCATGTCTCCCTCAACATCCACTCAGGTGCAGGCGAGGAAAAGGCGTCGAGGAGTAAGTGAATTTATCTTTCTCGACCTTGTTTGTCACCAAATGTCACATTTAGCAGGTCTGATCTCTAATCTTTAATGATCTTTTCTCAGATTATTGAGAAGCGACGCCGTGACAGAATCAATAACAGCCTCAGCGAGCTCCGCAGGCTGGTTCCCAGCGCCTACGAGAAACAAGTACGCAAAGTCTCCTAGCCTAATGAGCAGTTAACAGTCACGAAAGCTCACTGTTTACCTAAAATCTGTTGGATTATTAAAATCTCATCTTTTCCATTTTCTCTCCTCCCTGAAGGGCTCAGCCAAGCTGGAGAAAGCAGAGATTTTGCAGATGACTGTTGATCATCTGAAGATGCTTCATGCTGCTGGAGGCAAAGGTATGcttattaattttaaatatgtctGAATGAGACACACATAGCTGGTCTGACCAGCTCGGCAGTGGAATTagtctctttttttgtgtgattgATATGTCATTATCCCAAAAGCAAGGGCTTAATGGTTCAtgactgtttcttttttaaagttcagAGGAGTCGGCTGTTATAGAATCTAATTTACTGTCTTCTTCAGGTTACTTTGACGCCCACGCCCTCGCGATGGACTACCGTGGTTTGGGTTTCAGGGAGTGCCTGGCTGAGACGGCTCGTTATCTGAGCATAATCGAAGGCTTGGACAGCGCAGACCCTCTGCGGATCCGTCTAGTCTCCCACCTCAACAACTACGCCAGTCAGCGTGAGGCTCACTCCGGCCTGAGTCACCTGGCGTGGGGTTCTGCTTTTGCATCCCCCGCTGCCCACCTCACacaccccctcctcctccagcaCCAACAGGGTGCACCGCTGGCGCCTCTACCCCGCAGCACCACCAGCAGCCCACAAACTCCTCTGTCATCCACGTCCAATTcgtcaccctcctcctcctcgccgTCATCCTCCGCGCTGGTTGCAGAGACTCACATCCCAGGCAGGCGCAGCGGCAGCGTCACCCCCCACTCCGATCAAGGTCCGATCAGGATTCCCTCCACCACTGCCGCTCCCACCACCGTCCTGCATCCTGCTCTGGTCCCCTCGGCGGCCTCCAAGCTCTCCCCTccactcctctcctctctctcggCGTTCCCCTTCACCTTCAGCACCTTCCCCCTCATCTCACCCACTACTGCCATCAGCCCCCCGACCCAGAACTCCAGCGTGGCCAAACCCTACAGACCCTGGGGTATGGAGATAGGAGCTTTCTGACTAAAATGAAAACTCTATCTGCGTACAGACTCGACTCACTTCCCAGCTGAGCTGGACTCAAGGACTCAAAGACTTTATTTTCCTGCTAAGAAAGTGCTATTTTTTctatgatggtgatgatgatgatgatgacatccCACAGAGGATATACCtagttatagtttttttttaatcgtctgtaatgtttttttttgttgttgttgttctttgtatagaagaagaaaaaatcagTGACGAGGGAGACCGTGACTAAAAAGCAACAAGTGTGATTTACTATGTTGATTGATCTCTGTTCCTGCCCACCCCTTTTAGAAGTTTCACCCACTGTAGTCAGTCTATCAGGAATGGCTTTTCCAGATGGTCAAGCAGCCCCCGCCTGTCGAGTTCCTGGGTGAAAGGGGGGGACACTTTCACCCAGGAACTCGGGTGTTGGTACCACAGTTACAGGGGATTGAGAGTCACCCCCTATTTACAACATTTTATGGGGTGGAATAACCAAAACCAGGTGCTCGTCTGACTGATAGTGGGAGCAGACGTCAGCTACCAGCTTGGTTACAACAAAGCTAAATGGGATTTACCCACAGCCTCCAGTGTTCATGTAAAGCGCTGTTATTTAAACTCGCTTTCCTCAACTTAAACTTCCTCTCTACAAAAAATCCTGTCCTTAACAATCAACTGATTAACATGCTTTGTACCAGCTATAGCAAAGTTCCCACTTCTTTCTAATGTAAAAGATGttaggctgttttttttcttcgtaTCACCTAGTCTCAAAAGTTATTTTTGCATCAGCGTTTAGAACCAGAAGTTACCAACAGGAAGCTCATCTCCATCTGTAAGAACAGTTGTagtaaataaaaagtaaataaaatcatTACATTTCCAAAACCTGTAGACAAATTTCTAAATGCAATTGCTTTATTTCCAGGTGATGTTTTGGTGTCTCCTAGCAAACCTCACTGTGACTGTGTGCATTTCATGGTTGTACAAAACACAAGCAAGCGCTGACAAATCAGATTTGCCTGCTTTTCAAAGGTCTTGCTGGTGGTAACGACAAGTTccttgcaataaaaaaaaagagttctgATAAATCACCTGCGGCTCGCTCAGCGTATTTGTTCAAGTGTGCTTGGATTTTATTCTTTGTGGTGTGAATGTGCTTTGGTGTGGTATGGTACGTGTGTTTGCTTGTTGATGCCTCcagttgtttgtgtgtgtgtgtgtgtgtgtgtgtgcagtacaTGGCGACGCCTGGTATCAGATGAGGCTGCTTGTTTCTCTCAGCAGTCCTCTGTGTGTGCACAGGAAACCATTAACAAGGAGGGGATATCCTGGACAATAGCAGCCTGCCTGGCCCCATGTGCTCCGTGGGAACTAGAGGAGGGAAGAAGGAGGGAGGAAAGGTTGGAAGAGGATGAAGAAGGAAAGTAAGGAGGGATGGAGTATTGGGTAGCAGATGAAGAGAAAAGGGCGAAGAAAGCAATGGGAGGGGTGGCGGAGTCAAAGGAGAGAGGGAGCAGGAACCTGTGAGAAAGGAAGTGTGCATCAAAGGTTTTTGTCTCTTTGCCATCATTTCAGCTTGCACCAGCTGCACCTTCTGTTCTCAGCACAGTGCCCCAAATAGTCGGCCCGGTCGCCTGCGTAACTCTGactcttttatttctttgctgTCGCCTCTCTCCGCTTCTGTCTAGTCATCCTCCTTTCATTTGCTGACGACGATGCAGAGCCAGGTAGTGATGTAAGCCTCTCTGTGCAGCCGAAAGGCAAGATCAGTGAAGTGGAGCGAAGACAGCTTGT encodes:
- the hey1 gene encoding hairy/enhancer-of-split related with YRPW motif protein 1 translates to MKRNHDFSSSDSELDETIEVEKESADENGNMSSPLGSMSPSTSTQVQARKRRRGIIEKRRRDRINNSLSELRRLVPSAYEKQGSAKLEKAEILQMTVDHLKMLHAAGGKGYFDAHALAMDYRGLGFRECLAETARYLSIIEGLDSADPLRIRLVSHLNNYASQREAHSGLSHLAWGSAFASPAAHLTHPLLLQHQQGAPLAPLPRSTTSSPQTPLSSTSNSSPSSSSPSSSALVAETHIPGRRSGSVTPHSDQGPIRIPSTTAAPTTVLHPALVPSAASKLSPPLLSSLSAFPFTFSTFPLISPTTAISPPTQNSSVAKPYRPWGMEIGAF